AAGCCCCGGCAGAAGGCGCTCATCATCGGGGCCGGCCAGAAGGACTTCTACATCGGCGAGGAGGCGCAGGCCAAGCGGGGGGTGCTGACCATCAAGTACCCGGTGGAGCACGGCATCGTCACCTCGTGGGACGACATGGACAAGATCTGGCGGTACGTGTACGACAACGACCTGAAGATCAAGTCGAACGAGCGGCCGGCGCTGCTGACCGAGGCGCCGCTCAACCCGCTGGCCAACCGCGAGAAGATGTGCCAGATCCTGTTTGAGGGCTTCGAGCTGCCCGCCATGTACGTGGCCATCCAGGCCGTGCTGGCGCTGTACGCCTCGGGCCGCACCACCGGCTGCGTGCTGGACAGCGGCGACGGCGTCACCCACACCGTGCCCATCTACGAGGGCTACTGCCTGCCGCACGCCGTGCTGCGCCTGGAGCTGGGCGGCCGCGACCTCACCGAGTACCTGGTGCGCATCCTGACCGAGAGCGGCGTCTCGTTCGTCAGCACGGCCGAGAAGGAGATCGTGCGCGACATCAAGGAGAAGCTGTGCTACGTGGCGGCCGAGCCGCAGGCCGAGATGTGCAAGAAGCCGTGCGACGTGGAGAAAGACTACAAGCTGCCCGACGGCCAGGTCATCAAGATCCAGAACCAGCGCTTCCGCTGCCCCGAGACCCTCTTCCTGCCCGCCAACATCGGCATCGAGGCGCCGGGCGTGGACAAGCTCTGCTTCAACACCATCATGAAGTGCGACATCGACCTGCGCCGCGACCTGTACGCCAATGTCATCCTGGCCGGCGGCTCCAGCCTCTTCC
This window of the Scyliorhinus torazame isolate Kashiwa2021f chromosome 14, sScyTor2.1, whole genome shotgun sequence genome carries:
- the LOC140389663 gene encoding actin-like, whose product is MMDFQPAIVIDNGSGLVKAGISGDKEPRSIFTNVIGKPRQKALIIGAGQKDFYIGEEAQAKRGVLTIKYPVEHGIVTSWDDMDKIWRYVYDNDLKIKSNERPALLTEAPLNPLANREKMCQILFEGFELPAMYVAIQAVLALYASGRTTGCVLDSGDGVTHTVPIYEGYCLPHAVLRLELGGRDLTEYLVRILTESGVSFVSTAEKEIVRDIKEKLCYVAAEPQAEMCKKPCDVEKDYKLPDGQVIKIQNQRFRCPETLFLPANIGIEAPGVDKLCFNTIMKCDIDLRRDLYANVILAGGSSLFPGMDERMLKEMTKMVPTGTPVKVCAPAERKYSVWMGGSILSSLSAFQQMWILASEYKEVGANIVHRKCF